From a region of the Sesamum indicum cultivar Zhongzhi No. 13 linkage group LG3, S_indicum_v1.0, whole genome shotgun sequence genome:
- the LOC105157730 gene encoding ABC transporter C family member 8-like isoform X3: MDRIDEKMGSWGKLFSSWGKISVLHGGILEMGWSGDFRTVLDCLNVFVAVVFYVVLIVKRISCSRESRRDWFKVAVSGSCALVSLEYFGIVVYALVVKRKELSHLKWLVFFARGLIWITLSISVLVRGSKGIALLKSVWWIVFFLLVSALNVVELVELHRIQILELAPWLANLLLFVCGLRDLYQIVSRPALDNCFLEPLLAEESEEEYVGLSQASFLSKLSFSWINPLLRLGNTKPLSLDDIPYLGLEDGALMAYDKFNDVWCVLEKEKGINSSKNFVFWAIAKVHWRSLVLAGSLAFFRTITVVASPLLLYAFVRYSNLEMKNLKQGVSLVGCLVFLKVVESLSYRHFYFYSRRIGMRMRSALMVAVYQKQLKLSSGGRRRHSIGEIVNYIAVDAYRMGEFPMWLHVGWASVVQIFLAIAVLSGVVGLGVLPGLVPFVICGLLNVPFAKLIQKYQTEFMIAQDKRLRSLSEILNNMKIIKLQSWESNFKSLIESFRKSEFKWLSKTQYMKAFNTVLYWMSPTIVPSVIFFGCVLFRSAPLDAGTVFTVLAALRSMSQPVMFLPEALSTLIQVKVSFDRINSFMLEDEIKQKDLQTSPTGDSGPIIHIQGGCFSWDANTSTPTLSGVSLEVRPGQKIAVCGPVGSGKSSLLYAIIDELPKKSGTVSVLGSVAYVSQASWIQSGTVRDNILFGKPMEKNKYEEAIRVCALDKDIESFDYGDLTEIGQRGLNMSGGQKQRIQLARAVYNDADIYLLDDPFSAVDAHTAATLFNDCVMTTLAKKTVILVTHQVEFLSNVDNILVVEGGQVTQSGNYEELLVAGTTFEQLVSAHKSTIESFDASSGSNQNEHPAQHVDQLKQDNKYYGKEEIDGEIRENKGIQLTKEEEKEVGDVGWKSFLDYIFISKGWAYFCSTTIAQLGFVAFQAAASFWLAFSIQNSKMSSIFVIGIYTLISLLSAVFVYLKALFAVLLGIKASTTFFSGFTNSIFNAPMLFFDSTPVGRILTRASSDLSVLDFNLPMAFVFVLAPVMEMLATIGIMASITWQVFFVGIFAMVSSKYVQGYYQKSAGELMRINGTTKAPVMNYASETALGVATIRAFRMVDRFSSDYLKLVDMDAKVFLSSNATMEWLVLRTEALQNLTLFTAAIFLVLTPKGYIPPGFFI; encoded by the exons ATGGACAGAATTGATGAAAAGATGGGTTCATGGGGTAAGCTGTTTTCTTCATGGG GGAAAATTTCTGTGCTGCATGGAGGGATTCTTGAAATGGGATGGTCGGGCGATTTTAGGACCGTTCTTGATTGCTTGAACGTATTCGTGGCTGTTGTTTTCTATGTGGTTTTGATTGTAAAAAGGATAAGTTGTTCAAGAGAGAGCAGAAGGGATTGGTTTAAGGTAGCTGTTTCAGGTAGTTGTGCTCTTGTGAGCTTAGAGTATTTTGGGATTGTTGTGTATGCTTTGGTAGTTAAACGCAAGGAATTAAGTCATTTGAAGTGGCTAGTGTTCTTTGCTAGGGGGCTAATATGGATTACATTGAGTATTTCTGTGCTCGTACGAGGATCTAAAGGGATTGCTCTTCTGAAATCTGTTTGGTGGATTGTGTTTTTTCTGTTGGTTTCTGCGTTAAATGTAGTAGAGTTGGTTGAATTGCACCGCATACAGATTCTAGAGCTTGCTCCTTGGCTTGCAAATTTGTTGCTTTTCGTTTGCGGTTTGAGGGATCTATATCAGATTGTATCTCGACCAGCCTTGGACAATTGCTTCTTGGAACCTTTGCTTGCTGAGGAGTCTGAGGAGGAATATGTCGGTTTAAGCCAAGCTTCGTTTCTGAGtaaattgtcattttcttgGATAAATCCATTGCTTCGTTTAGGAAACACTAAGCCTTTAAGTCTTGATGACATTCCTTATCTGGGATTAGAAGATGGGGCCCTTATGGCCTATGACAAGTTTAACGACGTGTGGTGCGTtcttgagaaagaaaaaggcatAAACAGTTCCAAGAATTTCGTATTTTGGGCTATTGCAAAGGTTCACTGGAGGAGTTTGGTGTTGGCTGGAAGTTTAGCATTTTTTAGGACGATTACTGTTGTGGCTAGTCCACTATTGCTTTATGCTTTTGTTAGATATTCAAATCTTGAGATGAAAAATCTGAAACAGGGTGTTTCCTTGGTGGGGTGTTTGGTGTTTTTGAAGGTCGTCGAGTCTTTGTCCTATcggcatttctatttttactcCAGAAGAATTGGAATGAGGATGAGATCAGCTCTGATGGTAGCTGTTTACCAGAAGCAGCTCAAGCTCTCGAGCGGTGGGAGACGAAGGCACTCAATTGGGGAGATTGTGAATTATATTGCAGTCGATGCTTATCGAATGGGAGAATTTCCAATGTGGTTGCATGTCGGGTGGGCTTCAGTCGTTCAGATTTTTTTGGCTATAGCTGTTCTTTCTGGAGTCGTGGGCCTTGGCGTGCTTCCCGGCCTAGTACCATTCGTTATCTGTGGTCTCCTCAACGTGCCGTTTGCTAAACTAATTCAAAAGTATCAAACTGAATTCATGATCGCTCAAGACAAGCGACTGCGGTCGTTGTCCGAGATTCTTAACAACATGAAAATAATCAAGTTGCAGTCGTGGGAATCGAATTTCAAGAGCTTGATCGAGTCCTTTCGAAAGAGCGAATTTAAATGGTTGTCCAAAACTCAGTACATGAAAGCATTTAACACAGTTTTGTATTGGATGTCTCCAACAATTGTTCCTTCCGTCATTTTCTTCGGATGTGTGCTCTTCAGGAGTGCTCCATTGGATGCTGGCACTGTTTTTACAGTCTTGGCTGCATTAAGGAGCATGTCTCAGCCTGTCATGTTCTTGCCTGAAGCTCTCTCCACTTTGATTCAGGTTAAGGTTTCCTTTGATAGGATTAACTCATTTATGCTTGAGGATGAAATCAAGCAAAAAGATCTGCAAACATCTCCTACAGGAGATTCAGGCCCCATCATTCATATACAAGGTGGTTGTTTCAGTTGGGATGCAAACACGTCTACTCCAACCCTGAGCGGTGTCTCGTTGGAAGTAAGGCCAGGACAGAAGATTGCTGTTTGCGGGCCGGTTGGTTCTGGGAAGTCGTCACTTTTGTATGCAATCATTGAcgaattaccaaaaaaatcagGAACT GTGAGTGTTCTCGGATCAGTGGCTTATGTTTCTCAAGCTTCTTGGATTCAGAGTGGGACTGTTCGTGACAACATACTCTTTGGAAAACCTATGGAGAAGAACAAATACGAAGAAGCCATTAGAGTTTGTGCTCTAGACAAAGATATTGAGAGTTTTGATTATGGCGATCTCACTGAGATAGGCCAGAGAGGGCTTAACATGAGTGGAGGGCAAAAACAGAGAATTCAGCTTGCACGAGCTGTTTACAACGATGCTGATATTTATCTTCTTGACGACCCTTTCAGTGCAGTAGATGCACATACAGCAGCAACTCTATTCAAC GACTGTGTCATGACAACTCTAGCAAAGAAGACGGTAATTCTTGTGACTCATCAAGTGGAGTTCCTCAGTAATGTCGATAACATTCTG GTTGTAGAAGGAGGACAAGTTACTCAATCAGGAAACTACGAGGAACTTTTGGTTGCTGGAACGACATTTGAACAACTTGTTTCTGCTCATAAAAGCACCATAGAGTCATTCGATGCTTCATCTGGTTCAAATCAAAACGAACATCCAGCACAACATGTCGATCAGCTAAAGCAGGATAATAAGTATTATGGTAAGGAAGAAATAGATGGGGAAATTCGAGAGAACAAAGGGATACAGTTGACGAAGGAGGAAGAGAAGGAAGTAGGAGATGTGGGCTGGAAATCTTTCTTGGattacattttcatttcaaaggGATGGGCCTATTTTTGCTCCACCACAATAGCTCAGCTTGGTTTTGTTGCTTTTCAAGCAGCTGCAAGCTTCTGGCTAGCATTTTCCATTCAGAATTCCAAAATGAGCAGCATCTTTGTTATCGGAATTTACACTTTAATCTCATTACTTAGTGCAGTTTTCGTATATTTGAAAGCACTTTTTGCAGTTCTTTTAGGAATAAAAGCATCAACAACCTTTTTCTCTGGTTTCACCAACTCAATCTTCAATGCTCCTATGCTCTTCTTCGACTCCACCCCTGTCGGGAGGATACTAACGCGT GCTTCATCAGATCTAAGTGTGCTAGATTTTAATCTTCCCATGGCGTTCGTATTTGTACTGGCTCCCGTAATGGAGATGCTAGCAACAATTGGCATTATGGCTTCCATCACATGGCAAGTTTTCTTTGTTGGCATATTCGCTATGGTATCTTCAAAATACGTTCAG GGGTACTATCAAAAATCTGCTGGTGAGCTGATGAGAATCAATGGCACTACAAAAGCTCCTGTTATGAACTACGCATCTGAGACAGCACTAGGAGTTGCCACAATACGAGCATTTAGAATGGTCGATAGATTTTCATCAGACTACCTAAAACTGGTCGATATGGATGCAAAAGTTTTCCTTTCATCAAACGCCACAATGGAATGGCTTGTTTTGAGAACCGAAGCGCTTCAAAATCTCACCCTTTTCACTGCTGCCATCTTTCTAGTTTTAACTCCCAAGGGTTACATTCCTCCAG GTTTTTTTATCTAG